The following proteins come from a genomic window of Rutidosis leptorrhynchoides isolate AG116_Rl617_1_P2 chromosome 10, CSIRO_AGI_Rlap_v1, whole genome shotgun sequence:
- the LOC139872757 gene encoding protein MANNAN SYNTHESIS-RELATED 1-like: MGIDPRQIVAGVLTVTMFLMLGNMVKRQHFDSPISHHVNRAESTQSYDDKDSDRSVAVDGDGSWKAESATLNPCWSKSILEEPDETKGYVTFSLTNGPEYHVSQIADAVVVARYLKATLVVPDIRGSQPGDWRNFGDIYDIEKFVSSLEGVVKVVKSQPSELSSKNLAVLRIPNRVTEDYIVENIVPVFKSKGNVRLATYFPSVNMKKGKGENDEKVTVGCLAMFGTVVLQPEIREVVDSMVDRLKTLSQKSDGQFVTVDLRLDMLNHKGCQGSKKCYGPQEVALFLKKIGFNKNSAVYLTQSRWGSSLDTIKDLFPKTYTKEGIMPMEKKQKFLGSDASEYEKVIDFYVCSESDVFVPAISGLFYANVAGKRIGLGKTHILVPNDSAPPSSSAGNYISRYVSKKTHMAYSCFC; encoded by the exons ATGGGAATAGATCCAAGACAAATAGTGGCAGGTGTGCTTACAGTCACCATGTTCCTCATGCTTGGTAACATGGTCAAACGTCAACACTTTGACTCTCCAATTTCTCATCAT GTGAACCGTGCTGAATCGACCCAAAGTTATGACGACAAGGATTCGGATAGAAGCGTTGCAGTCGATGGCGATGGTTCTTGGAAGGCAGAGTCTGCTACTCTCAACCCTTGTTGGTCAAAGTCAATTTTGG AAGAACCTGATGAAACTAAAGGATATGTCACTTTCTCGTTAACCAACGGACCCGAATACCATGTCTCCCAG ATTGCTGATGCAGTAGTCGTAGCAAGATACCTAAAGGCGACACTTGTTGTTCCCGACATTAGAGGAAGCCAACCTGGTGATTGGAG GAACTTTGGAGATATCTACGACATTGAGAAGTTTGTAAGTAGCCTGGAAGGAGTAGTCAAAGTAGTAAAAAGTCAACCATCCGAGTTATCATCAAAAAATCTTGCTGTTTTAAGAATTCCTAATCGTGTGACCGAAGACTACATTGTCGAAAATATTGTTCCCGTTTTCAAAAGCAAAGGAAACGTAAGGCTAGCAACTTATTTCCCGTCCGTGAACATGAAAAAGGGTAAAGGCGAAAACGACGAGAAAGTTACAGTTGGATGTTTAGCCATGTTTGGAACAGTCGTGTTACAACCAGAGATTCGAGAAGTGGTTGACTCAATGGTTGACCGGCTTAAAACGTTGAGCCAGAAGTCAGATGGTCAGTTTGTAACAGTGGACCTCAGGTTAGATATGTTGAACCATAAGGGTTGTCAAGGTTCCAAAAAATGCTATGGCCCACAAGAAGTTGCATTGTTCTTAAAAAAGATAGGTTTTAACAAGAACAGCGCTGTGTATTTGACACAATCAAGATGGGGTAGCAGCCTTGATACCATAAAAGACCTCTTCCCGAAAACGTACACAAAG GAAGGGATTATGCCAATGGAGAAAAAGCAAAAGTTTTTGGGATCCGATGCTTCAGAGTACGAAAAGGTGATTGATTTCTACGTATGTTCAGAGAGCGATGTATTTGTACCAGCAATATCGGGGTTGTTTTATGCGAATGTAGCTGGTAAAAGAATAGGTTTAGGGAAGACTCACATACTGGTTCCGAATGATTCTGCTCCACCTTCGTCTTCTGCTGGAAACTACATTTCTCGTTATGTATCAAAGAAGACCCACATGGCGTATTCATGTTTCTGCTAG
- the LOC139873432 gene encoding LOW QUALITY PROTEIN: uncharacterized protein (The sequence of the model RefSeq protein was modified relative to this genomic sequence to represent the inferred CDS: substituted 1 base at 1 genomic stop codon): protein MSVFSSSLRPNYQFISQIKPPRHHPLQTSNLKLSTSQLHSLSLYTPNWNDVTTRRRKRVCSVHVSPWDDKPHQVLPGGEISYYDERDVVSFLDPPKQLIPLDPSSYNPAAYLWKKIDDIPEERRHRLLELLDPRXKSSPGKPFTFSKCTFSCSHIQVLDILILCLELCRLISRAWEVAGTRYDNSTLAKKSSSSLFVSKAGTNLLEFWHCRTNGGPLAVAWINYFKTALFRCKDDQTFGRVIDESVFRGISRSFAPLYFTMKEVNEVMSTEQPCDIAYDFGSGILDLQEYPGGFPKPEKHPWPFNDAVVIYIRHVGPGVMVGQAWQEGEDLNQVPKKLCSEILMVKDYSHLDNSW, encoded by the exons ATGAGCGTCTTCTCTTCTTCACTGCGCCCAAACTATCAATTCATCTCCCAAATAAAACCGCCACGTCATCATCCCCTACAAACTTCAAACCTAAAACTGTCAACATCTCAACTTCATTCTCTATCTCTGTACACGCCAAATTGGAATGACGTCACCACCAGGAGGAGGAAGAGGGTGTGTTCAGTCCACGTGTCACCGTGGGATGATAAACCACACCAGGTGTTACCCGGTGGTGAAATATCTTACTACGATGAACGCGACGTCGTTTCGTTCCTAGATCCACCAAAACAGCTCATTCCTTTAGATCCTTCTTCTTACAACCCCGCTGCTTATCTCTG GAAAAAAATTGATGATATTCCAGAAGAAAGGAGGCATCGTTTATTGGAGTTGCTCGATCCGAGGTAGAAAT CGAGCCCGGGAAAGCCGTTCACCTTTTCGAAATGCACATTCAGTTGCTCACATATTCAAGTTTTAGACATTTTAATTTTGTGTTTGGAACTTTGTAGACTAATTTCGAGAGCCTGGGAGGTAGCTGGCACAAGATATGATAATTCAACATTGGCAAAGAAAAGTTCCTCTAGTTTGTTTGTGAGTAAAGCTGGTACAAACTTGCTTGAATTTTGGCACTGCAGAACAAATGGAG GGCCGTTGGCGGTAGCCTGGATTAATTACTTCAAGACG GCTCTCTTTCGCTGCAAGGATGACCAAACTTTTGGAAGAGTCATTG ATGAATCGGTTTTTCGTGGAATATCACGCTCGTTTGCTCCATTATACTTCACAATGAAAGAGGTGAACGAAGTAATGTCAACAGAACAACCTTGTGATATAGCGTACGACTTTGGAAGTGGAATTTTGGATCTACAAGAGTACCCTGGCGGATTTCCAAAACCAG AGAAACATCCATGGCCATTCAATGATGCAGTTGTGATATACATACGACACGTGGGGCCCGGGGTTATGGTGGGACAAGCATGGCAAGAAGGAGAAGACTTGAATCAAGTCCCTAAAAAGCTATGTAGTGAAATATTGATGGTCAAAGATTATTCCCATTTAGATAATAGTTGGTAA